The proteins below come from a single Azospirillum thermophilum genomic window:
- a CDS encoding M14 family metallopeptidase, with product MTVLFDATFERTLDRLAARLAVRPARQSGGAPAAEAWTFDDAPSRRAAERALAAQGVAVRIRSAYKPLVHFFLEEVDRTALAAADIAYPVHPLAPPNRFLLEAYPLAALLDGAAVAFRARPDEAFHYEVALTFRDGRREEHRVAAPNRVHTDMAGETSVSPTGWLRIAGGGEGERLETEYERLFEAAMKAVIDHPWTGGEPYFEELNIRVELPAADQPLGYGDEVLSLREALHEEFYFSLLEVFQRKSGRPLGDRGLKPGQIAPEIVAGTGAVRARVELRPLSRATARGPADPLDRAGAPLVEAQIRAELERIGGEAFEAPTRSGRRVLARHVRGSDAAVMISGGQHANETTGVVGALRAARRLAGRPGAHFTVSPQENPDGYALHHRLRVDNPRHMHHAARYTALGDDLEYRMPDGSGAGLLEKEIRLEAERRSGARLHVNLHGYPSHEWTRPLSGYVPRNFAMWTLPKGFFLVLRHHAGWEERGERLLDRITRRLGDIPGLAERNAAQIALYETHAGETGFRIVNGFPCLCSVDDRHSVPMTLITEYPDETIYGEAFVLGHTAQMETVLAAYDAWQEIAAAQA from the coding sequence ATGACCGTGCTGTTCGACGCCACCTTCGAGCGGACGCTCGACAGGCTGGCCGCCCGTCTGGCCGTCCGGCCGGCCCGCCAGTCCGGCGGCGCGCCGGCGGCGGAGGCCTGGACCTTCGACGACGCGCCCAGCCGGCGGGCCGCCGAGCGGGCGCTGGCGGCGCAGGGCGTCGCCGTCCGCATCCGCAGCGCCTACAAGCCGCTGGTCCACTTCTTTCTGGAGGAGGTCGACCGGACGGCGCTCGCCGCCGCCGACATCGCCTATCCGGTCCATCCGCTGGCCCCGCCGAACCGCTTCCTGCTGGAGGCCTATCCGCTGGCCGCCCTGCTCGACGGGGCGGCGGTCGCCTTCCGGGCGCGGCCGGACGAGGCCTTCCATTACGAGGTGGCGCTGACCTTCCGGGACGGCCGGCGCGAGGAGCACCGGGTCGCCGCGCCCAACCGCGTCCACACCGACATGGCGGGCGAGACCAGCGTCTCCCCCACCGGCTGGCTGCGCATCGCCGGCGGGGGAGAGGGCGAGCGGCTGGAGACGGAGTATGAACGGCTGTTCGAAGCGGCCATGAAGGCCGTCATCGACCATCCCTGGACCGGCGGCGAGCCCTATTTCGAGGAGCTGAACATCCGCGTCGAGCTGCCGGCGGCAGACCAGCCGCTCGGCTACGGCGACGAGGTGCTGAGCCTGCGCGAGGCCCTGCACGAGGAGTTCTACTTCTCTCTGCTGGAGGTGTTCCAGCGCAAGTCGGGCCGGCCGCTCGGCGACCGCGGGCTGAAGCCCGGCCAGATCGCCCCGGAGATCGTCGCCGGCACCGGCGCCGTGCGCGCACGGGTCGAGCTGCGCCCGCTGTCGCGCGCCACCGCCCGCGGCCCGGCCGATCCGCTGGACCGCGCCGGCGCCCCGCTGGTCGAGGCGCAGATCCGGGCCGAGCTGGAACGGATCGGCGGCGAGGCCTTCGAGGCGCCGACGCGCAGCGGCCGCCGCGTCCTCGCCCGCCATGTCCGGGGGAGCGACGCCGCGGTGATGATCAGCGGCGGCCAGCACGCCAACGAGACGACGGGGGTGGTCGGGGCGCTGCGCGCCGCCCGGCGGCTGGCCGGACGTCCGGGGGCCCACTTCACCGTGTCGCCGCAGGAGAATCCGGACGGCTACGCCCTGCACCATCGCCTGCGCGTCGACAACCCGCGCCACATGCACCATGCCGCGCGCTACACGGCGCTCGGCGACGATCTGGAGTACCGGATGCCGGACGGCAGCGGCGCCGGCCTGCTGGAAAAGGAGATCCGGCTGGAGGCGGAACGGCGCAGCGGCGCGCGGCTGCACGTCAACCTGCACGGCTATCCGTCGCACGAATGGACCCGGCCGCTGTCGGGCTATGTCCCGCGCAACTTCGCCATGTGGACGCTGCCGAAGGGCTTCTTCCTGGTCCTGCGGCACCATGCCGGCTGGGAGGAGCGGGGCGAGCGGCTGCTCGACCGCATCACGCGGCGGCTGGGGGATATTCCGGGCCTGGCCGAACGCAACGCCGCGCAGATCGCGCTGTACGAGACCCATGCCGGGGAGACGGGATTCCGCATCGTCAACGGCTTCCCCTGCCTGTGCTCGGTCGACGACCGCCACAGCGTGCCGATGACGCTGATCACCGAGTATCCGGATGAGACCATCTACGGCGAGGCCTTCGTCCTGGGCCACACCGCGCAGATGGAAACCGTGCTCGCCGCCTACGACGCCTGGCAGGAGATCGCGGCGGCCCAGGCCTGA
- the pyk gene encoding pyruvate kinase translates to MRRHRRAKIVATVGPASNSPEMLKRLFLAGVDTFRLNFSHGTHEDHAKVHAAIRALEAEVGRPIGILQDLQGPKIRVGTIRDGKINVAAGETIRFVPTGSDGDRDAIPLPHPEIFAAIAPGHHLLIDDGRVRVAVTRIGDDFIEAEVIYGGVISNRKGVNLPGTILDLSPLTAKDRADLAFGLELGVDWVALSFVQKPGDLLEARGLIGDRAGLVAKIEKPSALDKIDDIIRLSDAVMVARGDLGVEIPHEEVPGRQKELVRACRLAVKPVIVATQMLDSMVSAPTPTRAEASDVATAIYDGADAVMLSAESASGSYPVETVEMMDRIIRSTEQHKLYRSIINASDPGEEQTAPHAVAAAAADLANVIHSSAILAFTSSGTTAARIARRRPAVPILAITPDEQVSRRLCLLWGAHSILSEDIHTYEEMVERASRWGQEQGFAKVGDSMVVVAGIPFAQAGTTNNIRVIQIDRR, encoded by the coding sequence ATGCGACGTCACCGCCGCGCCAAGATCGTTGCCACCGTCGGACCGGCCAGCAACTCGCCAGAGATGCTGAAGCGGCTGTTCCTGGCCGGTGTCGACACCTTCCGGCTGAACTTCAGCCACGGAACCCACGAGGACCACGCCAAGGTCCATGCCGCCATCCGCGCGCTGGAGGCCGAGGTCGGCCGGCCGATCGGCATCCTGCAGGACCTCCAGGGGCCGAAGATCCGCGTCGGCACGATCCGCGACGGCAAGATCAACGTCGCGGCCGGCGAGACGATCCGTTTCGTGCCGACCGGCAGCGACGGTGACCGGGACGCCATCCCGCTGCCCCACCCCGAGATTTTCGCGGCGATCGCGCCTGGGCACCACCTGCTGATCGACGACGGCCGGGTGCGCGTCGCCGTCACCCGCATCGGCGACGACTTCATCGAGGCCGAGGTGATCTATGGCGGGGTGATCTCCAACCGCAAGGGCGTCAACCTGCCCGGCACCATCCTCGACCTGTCGCCGCTGACCGCCAAGGACCGCGCCGACCTCGCCTTCGGGCTGGAGCTCGGGGTGGACTGGGTGGCGCTGTCCTTCGTCCAGAAGCCCGGCGACCTGCTGGAGGCGCGCGGCCTGATCGGCGACCGCGCCGGCCTGGTGGCGAAGATCGAGAAGCCGTCCGCCCTCGACAAGATCGACGACATCATCCGCCTGTCGGACGCCGTGATGGTCGCCCGCGGCGATCTCGGCGTCGAGATCCCGCACGAGGAGGTGCCGGGCCGGCAGAAGGAGCTGGTGCGCGCCTGCCGTCTCGCGGTGAAGCCGGTGATCGTCGCCACCCAGATGCTCGATTCGATGGTCTCCGCCCCGACCCCGACGCGGGCCGAGGCGTCGGACGTCGCCACCGCCATCTATGACGGCGCCGATGCGGTGATGCTGTCGGCCGAATCGGCCAGCGGCTCCTACCCGGTCGAAACGGTGGAGATGATGGACCGCATCATCCGCTCGACCGAGCAGCACAAGCTCTACCGCTCGATCATCAACGCCTCCGATCCGGGGGAGGAGCAGACGGCCCCGCATGCCGTCGCCGCCGCCGCCGCCGATCTGGCCAACGTCATCCACTCCTCGGCGATCCTCGCCTTCACCTCCAGCGGGACGACCGCCGCGCGCATCGCCCGCCGCCGCCCGGCGGTACCGATCCTGGCGATCACACCGGACGAGCAGGTGTCCCGCCGGCTCTGCCTGCTGTGGGGCGCCCACAGCATCCTGTCCGAGGACATCCACACCTACGAGGAGATGGTGGAGCGCGCCAGCAGGTGGGGACAGGAGCAGGGCTTCGCCAAGGTGGGCGACTCGATGGTCGTCGTCGCCGGCATCCCCTTCGCCCAGGCGGGCACGACGAACAACATCCGCGTGATCCAGATCGACCGGCGCTGA
- a CDS encoding ABC transporter permease, which yields MAALRSFLRSRRFWNLELLLGSLLTTVICLAVLFSDLLFPGGADRMDLLARLVPPLQNAAHPLGTDPLGRDVLARVVAGGRISLLVGFVSVAGAVVIGVLMGLIAGYYRGFWDMVVMRFADVQLALPFILLAITFIAIVGGSLTNTIILLIVSQWVQYARLVRGSVLALREREFILSARAIGVKDWRIILQHLLPNLIGPVIVLMTLNVANNILLESSLTFLGLGADPTIPSWGGMLAAGRTYLQLAWWVSVFPGLAILLTVLGLNLLGDWLRDSLDPTGRTSR from the coding sequence ATGGCCGCCCTGCGCTCCTTCCTGCGATCCAGGCGCTTCTGGAACCTGGAACTCCTTCTCGGCTCGCTGCTGACCACGGTCATCTGCCTCGCCGTCCTGTTCTCCGACCTGCTGTTTCCCGGCGGGGCGGACCGGATGGACCTGCTGGCCCGGCTGGTCCCGCCGCTGCAGAATGCCGCCCATCCGCTGGGCACCGATCCGCTCGGCCGCGACGTGCTGGCCCGCGTGGTGGCCGGCGGCAGGATCTCCCTGCTGGTCGGCTTCGTCTCGGTCGCCGGGGCGGTGGTGATCGGCGTGCTGATGGGCCTGATCGCCGGCTATTACCGCGGCTTCTGGGACATGGTGGTGATGCGCTTCGCCGACGTGCAGCTCGCCCTGCCCTTCATCCTGCTGGCGATCACCTTCATCGCCATCGTCGGCGGCAGCCTGACCAACACCATCATCCTGCTGATCGTGTCGCAGTGGGTGCAGTATGCCCGCCTCGTCCGCGGCTCCGTCCTTGCGCTGCGCGAGCGGGAGTTCATCCTGTCAGCCCGTGCCATCGGGGTGAAGGACTGGCGGATCATCCTGCAGCACCTGCTGCCGAACCTGATCGGCCCGGTGATCGTGCTGATGACGCTGAACGTCGCCAACAACATCCTGCTGGAAAGCAGCCTGACCTTCCTCGGCCTCGGGGCCGACCCGACGATCCCGAGCTGGGGCGGCATGCTGGCCGCCGGCCGCACCTACCTGCAGCTCGCCTGGTGGGTCAGCGTCTTCCCGGGCCTCGCCATCCTGCTGACGGTGCTGGGCCTCAACCTGCTCGGCGACTGGCTGCGCGACAGCCTCGACCCCACCGGGAGAACCTCGCGATGA
- a CDS encoding ABC transporter substrate-binding protein gives MTGMKAALMAAALAGAMGLATPAEAAGKLTISSPQDPGSWDPIDTFLVNWASVATNIFDGLTYRGPDRKLVPGLADSWTELDGGKRIRFKLRTGVKFHNGEPFNAAAVKFTFDRLLGEEGAKGPQRSNYIAIESVEIIDDSTVDLKLKAPDPVLLTKLAGYGAMIVPPNYIKEKGDAVFNVNPVGTGPFRFVSYAPKTGIKLEANPDYWGGAPKLSEVEYRFISEPSTAVAELQAGRVDLVLPPTIPIGMVPVIQADPKLAILSVPGPTVDALRFNTKSGITADPRVRKALTMAVDRTTIVKSILAGQASEIASFQGELSFGYDPSLKPLPYDPAGAKALLAQAGVKPGAAVQIDIRGNDATMNEVAQAISGYLQMVGVTATIKPYETNVLLNDIIPQGKTGAMFQQKWGGWTFDYDNTAYAMYHSGEKWNPYEQDAELDKLLESQRAITDVAERERILKQIARTVADKALEMPLYNSNAIYGVNKRVKNFVPAPDNRVKLTDVTVD, from the coding sequence ATGACGGGGATGAAGGCCGCGCTGATGGCCGCGGCCCTGGCCGGGGCGATGGGCCTCGCGACGCCCGCGGAGGCCGCCGGCAAGCTGACCATCTCGTCGCCGCAGGATCCCGGAAGCTGGGACCCGATCGACACCTTCCTCGTCAACTGGGCGTCGGTCGCCACCAACATCTTCGACGGGCTGACCTACCGCGGCCCGGACCGCAAGCTGGTGCCGGGGCTGGCGGACTCCTGGACCGAGCTGGACGGCGGCAAGCGCATCCGCTTCAAGCTGCGCACCGGCGTCAAGTTCCACAACGGCGAGCCCTTCAACGCCGCCGCCGTGAAGTTCACCTTCGACCGGCTGCTGGGCGAAGAGGGGGCGAAGGGACCGCAGCGGTCCAACTACATCGCCATCGAGAGCGTGGAGATCATCGACGACTCCACGGTCGACCTGAAGCTGAAGGCGCCCGACCCGGTGCTGCTGACCAAGCTGGCCGGCTATGGCGCGATGATCGTCCCGCCCAACTACATCAAGGAGAAGGGCGACGCGGTCTTCAACGTGAACCCGGTCGGCACCGGGCCGTTCAGGTTCGTCTCCTACGCGCCGAAGACCGGCATCAAGCTGGAGGCCAATCCGGACTACTGGGGCGGCGCGCCCAAGCTGTCGGAGGTCGAGTACCGCTTCATCTCCGAGCCCTCCACCGCCGTGGCGGAGCTGCAGGCCGGCCGCGTCGACCTCGTGCTGCCGCCGACCATTCCCATCGGCATGGTGCCGGTCATCCAGGCCGACCCCAAGCTGGCGATCCTCAGCGTGCCGGGGCCGACGGTCGATGCCCTGCGCTTCAACACCAAGAGCGGGATCACCGCCGACCCGCGCGTGCGCAAGGCGCTGACCATGGCGGTCGACCGCACGACCATCGTCAAGTCGATCCTGGCCGGCCAGGCCTCGGAGATCGCCAGCTTCCAGGGCGAGCTGTCCTTCGGCTACGACCCGTCGCTGAAGCCGCTGCCCTATGATCCGGCGGGGGCCAAGGCGCTGCTCGCCCAGGCGGGGGTGAAGCCGGGGGCGGCGGTGCAGATCGACATCCGCGGCAACGACGCCACGATGAACGAGGTGGCGCAGGCCATCTCCGGCTACCTGCAGATGGTCGGCGTGACCGCCACCATCAAGCCGTACGAGACCAACGTGCTGCTGAACGACATCATCCCCCAGGGCAAGACCGGGGCGATGTTCCAGCAGAAGTGGGGCGGCTGGACCTTCGACTACGACAACACCGCCTACGCCATGTACCATTCCGGCGAGAAGTGGAACCCGTACGAGCAGGACGCCGAGCTGGACAAGCTGCTGGAATCGCAGCGTGCGATCACCGACGTGGCCGAGCGCGAGCGCATCCTGAAGCAGATCGCCCGCACCGTCGCCGACAAGGCGCTGGAGATGCCGCTCTACAACTCCAACGCGATCTACGGCGTCAACAAGCGGGTGAAGAATTTCGTGCCGGCACCGGACAACCGCGTGAAGCTGACCGACGTCACGGTGGACTAA